The Parasteatoda tepidariorum isolate YZ-2023 chromosome X2, CAS_Ptep_4.0, whole genome shotgun sequence genome includes a region encoding these proteins:
- the LOC107437389 gene encoding hemocyanin E chain, whose amino-acid sequence MTVKEKQTRVCSLFTKLTSVSKTIVPVDQRDPRLHGIGKLAQGELFSCFHEKGLAEATKLYETLYAAKDFEDFMNLAKQARTFANEGLFVYAASVAILHRADCRGVTVPPIQEIFPDRFVPTETISLAQKEVANHPDKDIKVEIESTGNILDPEYRMSYFREDVGTNAHHWHWHIVYPATWRPEVMGSIKDRKGELFYYMHQQMCARYDCERLSNGMRRMIPFHNFEENLEGYAPHLTSLVSGLQYSSRPQGFSLHDLKDVDVQDMTRWRERIIEAIHIGYVENENHQQVKLTPENGIDILGALLESSYESTNKLFYGSLHNWGHVMMANITDPDGRFNENPGVMSDTSTSLRDPIFYRYHRFIDNIFQEYKSTLTPYTKADLDFPGVQIVNVTVNAKVPNLVTTHMKTDELELTHGIDFGTTHSVKVLYQHLDHEPFTYTINLDNGSGATKATVRIFLGPKYDELGNRLDPEHQRTLCIELDKFQVDLTAGKNTITRDHKHSSVTVSESHSFAKLLAGEGVSEATTEFCSCGWPEHMLIPRGSHKGTEFDLFVMLTDYTKDAVDGESSGICQDAISYCGAKDQKYPDKKPMGFPFDRVIQAGTVHEFLTPNMSVTDVKIKHQV is encoded by the exons ATGACCGTCAAAGAAAAGCAAACCCGTGTGTGCAGCCTGTTCACTAAATTAACTTCAGTGAGCAAGACCATTGTTCCTGTTGATCAAAGGGACCCAAGGCTTCATGGCATTGGAAAGTTGGCCCAGGGAGAACTTTTCTCCTGTTTTCATGAAAAGGGACTTGCTGAAGCTACTAAGCTGTATGAGACCCTCTATG CTGCCAAGGACTTCGAAGACTTTATGAATTTGGCCAAACAGGCTAGAACATTTGCAAATGAAGGTCTTTTCGTTTATGCCGCCTCTGTTGCAATTTTGCACAGAGCTGACTGCAGAGGGGTAACTGTCCCACCCATCCAAGAAATCTTCCCTGATAGATTCGTCCCAACTGAAACCATCAGTTTGGCCCAGAAAGAAGTTGCTAATCACCCTGACAAG GACATCAAAGTTGAAATTGAATCTACTGGTAACATCTTGGATCCAGAATACAGAATGAGCTATTTCCGAGAAGACGTTGGCACCAATGCTCATCATTGGCACTGGCATATCGTCTACCCTGCTACCTGGAGGCCAGAGGTCATGGGATCAATTAAGGACAGAAAGGGTGAACTTTTCTATTACATGCATCAACAGATGTGCGCCAG ATACGATTGCGAACGTTTGTCCAATGGAATGAGAAGAATGATCCCCTTCCATAACTTCGAAGAGAACCTTGAAGGATACGCTCCTCACTTGACCTCTCTGGTCAGTGGTCTCCAATACTCCTCCAGACCACAAGGCTTCTCACTCCATGATCTCAAGGATGTTGATGTACAAGACATGACCCGTTGGAGAGAAAGAATCATTGAAGCTATCCACATCGGATACGTTGAAAATGAAAACCATCAACAAGTCAAATTAACACCAGAAAACGGTATTGATATTTTGGGAGCTTTGCTTGAGTCTAGCTATGAATCCacaaacaaattgttttatgGAAGTCTTCACAACTGGGGACACGTAATGATGGCCAACATCACTGATCCAGATGGTCGATTCAAT gaAAATCCAGGTGTAATGAGTGATACTTCAACTTCTCTTCGTGATCCAATTTTCTACAGATATCATCGATTCATTGATAATATCTTCCAAGAATACAAATCAACATTGACTCCATACACCAAGGCCGat CTTGACTTCCCAGGTGTTCAAATCGTCAACGTAACTGTCAATGCTAAAGTTCCCAACCTCGTCACAACCCACATGAAAACTGATGAACTTGAACTGACCCATGGTATCGACTTTGGTACTACTCATTCCGTAAAA GTTCTGTACCAACACTTGGACCACGAACCTTTCACCTACACCATCAATCTTGACAATGGATCTGGAGCAACCAAGGCAACAGTCAGAATTTTCCTCGGACCTAAATACGATGAATTAGGTAACCGATTGGACCCTGAGCATCAACGAACTTTGTGCATCGAATTGGACAAATTCCAAGTTGACT tgaCCGCTGGCAAGAACACAATCACCAGAGATCACAAACACTCAAGTGTTACAGTCTCTGAATCACACTCTTTTGCCAAACTTTTGGCTGGTGAAGGTGTAAGTGAAGCAACCACTGAATTCTGTAGCTGTGGATGGCCAGAACATATGCTTATCCCCCGTGGTAGCCACAAGGGAACTGAGTTTGATCTTTTCGTTATGTTGACTGATTACACCAAGGATGCT gTTGATGGAGAGAGCAGCGGAATTTGCCAAGATGCCATCAGTTACTGCGGTGCCAAGGACCAGAAATACCCAGACAAGAAACCAATGGGTTTCCCATTCGATCGCGTGATCCAAGCTGGCACAGTTCACGAATTCCTGACTCCAAACATGAGTGTTACCGATGTCAAGATCAAGCACCAAGTCTAA